From Aegilops tauschii subsp. strangulata cultivar AL8/78 chromosome 5, Aet v6.0, whole genome shotgun sequence:
ATCAGTATGATTTATTTTGTGATGTAAAATTCTGGTGCTGAACATTTTCATGTCATCAAAATTGTATACATCTAACTAAGCTTAATTAAGTTAGGTGCTGGATATTTTTCATGCGATATAAATGTTATATACATGCTGCTTCGTTATCTAATATTTGCATGTTTCTTGATTGAACATAAAAATATTGTTTCAAATATCATTGGGACTAAAGAGTATCAACTGATATAACAACCAGACAAAATTTGTAACATTAGTTGCTGGTGATGAACAAGTGTGGACACACATATATCTAAGGAACTAAGGTAAACCATGAAATTATTATCATGTAATTATGTGTTGCGAAAGAAACTAAGAAAACCGAGTAGCTATTTTGGGTTTGGTCCATAATAAAGATATGACATATACGCATGCATCAACGATACAGATGCTGGAGGGTAATATATACATCTTCCATTTTCAACTTGTTTCAAAAACACAAAGTTTCCTTTTCCACCAAAGATTAAGAATTAAGGCGGGTGAAGTGACGTTGTATCTTTAAACTCTAGCATGGTAGCTCAAACAATATTTCATCTCTCATCTTTCTACACATATAGAGAAGGGTTGCAAGTTATATTCTTGTCATGGTTACAAACTAGTAAGTCACATCAACAAATTAAAGCACTCGATGATCATTCAGAAATATAATCCATAAACAGCGCAAGATGTACTACAAAGCAAGCAAATAGATTAATCCATCCATTCATCACTGATGGATGGATGAAGTTGTTgcagagaaagaaaaaaaaagaggcaagATCGAGATAGAAAAGCAatcagttaatggaaacacacgTACTACGTACGAATCGAAGATAGAGGAGCCTCTGCAAGTACCGATTTGGATGGCCTTTATTCGACTGGATGATCAGTACTGGATGCGTGGTTTGGCAAAGACAACTCCTCCCAGTTCCCATGGCTCTTGCTCCCCATCCTCGTAGTAGTTGTTGCTGCAGGCTGCTGCCGGAACCACTGGCTGCCCCGCTggcgccggagccggagccggagcttCCGACCGGAGGCGGTTCCTCTCGGTTCTCTCTCTGGCCCGCTGCCTCGCCCTCGCCCTGGACGCCTTTTTGTCGGGGAGGAGAACAGGGGCGCCGCCATTTTTGCTCTTCTTCCTTGGAGCAGCAGGAGCTGGACTTCTCCTAGCCTTCGGCATCTGCTCCTGCTGCTTGTTTGTTTCAGCATCGGCCGCCATGGCCATGGCGTGGTCGTTGTTGTCCTGGTCCAGGAGCACCGACCCGTCCTCCTCCGAcaaggacatggaggcggcgagGTGGTTGATGCCGGCCGTCGACCTGTCGAGGAGCCACTGCACCGTCTTGCTGGCCTTGTCGAAGCCCAGCTTGTCCTGGAGGGCGAAGAAGCGGCGGGCCACGTCCAGGGACAGCCGCATCCGCCGGTCCCTCATCCCCCCCGCCGTGCATATCTTGCTATGCCTGTCTTTCCTCACCACCGCCCTCGATCTTGACGCCCTTGACCTTGAAACTGCCGGAGGCGTTGGGTTGTCCGTCGTggcggccgcggccgcggcgAACGGAGGGTAATAGAAGTAGTAGGAGAAGGCATCTGGTACTTGTgaggaaggaggaagaggaggaggagggtgttGATGGTGGTGAGGCCAAAGAAAGTCCATCCCCATTTCCATTTCCATCACTATCTCCTGTTAGCTAGCTCCCTTCTGAGCTCGAAATAATTCACGCATCATCTCATGGTCATATATACCTGCAGCTGCAGGGCTGCACTGACCTGCTCGCCCTTCCCCTCCTACTACAGTGCTTACTACTTGACGACCAGAGGGGCCATGCTATTCTAGTGTATGCTTGTTCAATACATACCCTACACATCATACATACCGGTAGGAAACATCTTTTTTTTGCTATAAGGAAAAGAAACATTAGAAGGCATGGCAATTGTTCGATAAAAGGAAACAAATTAATGGCCTCCAGCCAGCCATAAAAAAATCTAGCAAATGAGTGACAAAACATGCATGGACCAACTAAGTTGAACGTTTTTTTACTATAGTAAAGGACATTTTCATTCAAATGTTAGAAAATGTTGATACAAACGCAATGTGTTAATGTCCGACCTCTGCATAACAAGCTGCACACATCCAACAACTAGAAAAAAACATTAAAAACATCGTTTTACAGCAATAGTACCTGGTCATATCCGCAATCGGGTATGATGTCGTCATAATAAGATTTGTGTCCTCCATCCTCTGTAGGATAGAGCAAGTACGGAGCAAGTGAGTACAAGCATGAATAACCTGCAAAGGAGGGAAACACACTTTTTTTTAAAATCCACATCATTCCTAGGAAGGCACGGAGTCCAAAATATGGTTGCCGCCCCCACGAGGATATGTGTGGAATTTATTTGTCATTCCCctcaacaagttaccaaaaaaaTTATGCACACTACATGGTGCTATAGGGTAGAAGCTACCTGAAAAATAATAGACCGTACTGTATGAGCAACCTTATACTAAAAATAGGTGTTTAATTCACATGTGATGGTGAAAAAAGACACAACACTTATTACCCTGCCAATGTTAGTGTGCAAGGTTGTCTCTAGTCAAGACCACACCCGATTTAAAAACCATAGGAATTCTTCACGTGCAAAGGTATTTTTGAGATTCCATATTTTGTCACTGTCCATAGTGACGTCACTAcgagcgagtgacatgtacaaagAATGGACCGAGGACTAACTAAGATGAACGTGCCCAATAAGATCACCCTCAACACTCAGAATCCTATCGGTGGGATGCCGTCCAAACAGGGATCTAAATTGGTGATTCACTCCAACTTCTTTGTACCAAGCTCCATCATCTCTGTATGTCACACCTGTGATAACATCCATAGATTAAACTGCCCCAGAAGATTACAATCTTCCTATGGCAACTAGTGCGGGGGCACCTTCCTTCTGGCACGGAGGTGCTCAAACGGAATGGCCCATCGGATGGTCTATGCCCTCTTTGTTCCTGAAGACTCGAACCACATCTTCTTTTCTTGCCCCTCCGCGAGATTTTTATGGTGTTGCTTGCACGAGATCGTAGGTGGCGGTTGGTGCCATACGAATCTCCTGGATTTGTTCGTGGAAGTGCTTACCTTCCCTATTTTTGCATGTCCctccctttgggtgttggtcggATCGCTGTTGTGGACATTACGGAATGTCCGCAATAAATTGGTGATTGAGCATTACATTCCCCTGCGTGTCACTGACGCCATATACAAACTGTGTGGCTTTTTTACAGCTCTGGAGGCCGCTTAGCAAGCGCTAAGACCGCATCTCCATCGACAGGATGATCACTGACCTGCGCTCCTCCGCTTATAGACTCGCACCGCCGCTCCAGCATCAGCTTACGCCGCCTCCATCGGAGCCAGATTAGTTTAGCTTTTATTTGAGGGGTTTGTTGTATTGCGccccaagtaagacctttggttCCTTTGCGTGTATGTCTGTTGACGGGTCCGCCTGACGGAAGCTTGCTACCCTACTTTGTTCTGTGATAggtgctttataatataaagccgggggaaacccttgttcATCAATAACATCCATAATTGGTAGTACATGAGAGTGGCGCCTGTAGACAAGAATGAACCTTATTCATTTCAAAAGATGACATTATTTTTCCATTGCCATTTAGACCAAAACACCGCTGAAATTAAAGATCATAAATAATTACAACAGTCCCCATGGCCAAGACCCAAAAGTATGTGGAATACTCCTTCAGAAAATAAGTATGTGGAATACTACAAGGAATGTGATACTAAAAGATAAATACACAGCTCATCCTACAAGACATGCCAAATATCAGTCAAAAAAGAAATATTGGATGGACATTTGCTTTAATAAAATTCCGATTTATCTCTAATAAACTATTGTCTTGCTCATTTTTTCCCCAAACCTTTCTTGTCTTAACTCTATCATGTCTAGAGTGCTTTAGCCCCTAGCTGGTTTCCATAACATAAAATCTGTTTATGGAAACTATATAAAATACCCAAAATATCATGTACTCTATGTAGGTTGATGCATGGATTTTTTTCGTTCACACATTTTTTTGTAAAAGGAAAATTATGATATTTGAAAAAATGTAACACATTCAATATTTTAATTTTGGCCCAAATAGCCATACTTTGTGTGCAAAATTTACATGCATATACATATACTTCATCAGGTGACTTACATGCATGATTTATTTCAAAACAAAAATACAACATGCTATAGGTTGTAATACGCGAATACTTTGGAAGAAACTGAGAGGGGGTGGGGAGAATTGGTGAAGTGCTCAGAGATATAGGTTCTTAATCATCTACACCGGTATCTGAAAGACCAGATTTTGTTTTAGAAAATAGAATATATATTGCCTCTAATATTTGCACATATGCACACAACCAAATTGATTACAAGCTCAAAATAATAAAATGTCCAAATCACATGCTATCCGCCAGACAATAGCCTAATTATATTATGATTGCCATCTAAATCAAGACATAAATTCTTCCGTAAGCCACTTCAAGTGCTTGGTCCCAGATTCCATTGCTTCATGTGTTGAATTTTGTCAGAAGCCCAATATCGCAACAAATTGATATATGAGAATAGCAGTTGCCTGAAAgagtgaacatttttttattaagAAGGAAATCAATTCGGCACAATCAACTATCCAAAAATCGGTGATGGTGCTAATATGACTTTAAGGACGAAGACACTTCTGCACACCACATAGCCATGCACCAAACTTTTTGTCACAAGCTACATGGTAGAGGTATTTAAACACACAATGTATAGCTTGCCAAGCAATTCAAGCAATTGTGCATGTATCAGAAAATACAATTTAAATTGCATCTTGCTCAAAGCAGAAGCAACATTGTGCCCCCACCTCCCTTTTGTGGTTTAGTCTAATTATCCATAGTACACCATAAAGATCTTTCTTTTTGAAGGAAGTTTCAAAGTTATAGTCCCTTAAGACAGATTTTTTTATTGAAGTTAATGAATGCCATTCCCATTACAATAAATGCGAGGTGTGAACTATATATATTTGCTCCAAGTGTCAAAAACATATATCGGCGTTGGCCACACAAAAATGAATGACAAAATAAGATAAACAAGCATACATTTCTTAATTCCCAAGGAACAAAATATGCATGGCTTGATTAGTTGGCATGAATTTGTATGGATTGAATAATGCAATAAATTGTCAGAGGGAAAACCATGCACGATCTGTGACGAAATTCATGCTTGGTGATGTGGCATGCTTGCATCGAGAGGAAAATTTTGTAGTGGGTTGcgaatatttaggaatagaggaTGCGGAAGTGCTTCTCTTCTGGGAGGATAAATTGTTAGAGGCGGCTCCACTCTACCGAACATACCCCTCCATTTTAATATTGTGTGCAATAGACATGCCATGGTTGTTAGCATGTCGTGATCAATACCTTTAAATGTAAAGTTTTGATAAACCCTATTGGGGTAGATGTTGAGAAAACAACATTAAGTGGTATGTAAAGTGGTTGAGACTACACTAACTTGGGCAAGACACATTTATATGGATCCTACATGTGTCTCAATAGCTTAACCCCtgctccaaaaaaatgtacaataGATTAGCAACCCTCTGTTTTAATCCACTCAACTATCTCTCCCCGTTCCACATCAAAAGGTTTCGTGACATAAAGAGGCAAGAAATAATGGTTGCAAAGAAAACCTTTTTTCATTCAAGAATAACGTTATTTGAATCTGCCTTTTCCTTCTCTCCCTTGAAAATATAACTCAACCAAAATCCAATTTTTTATTCAACAAAAGCTTGCTTGTAAGCTTTTGAGATAATAGAAACATGTTACCATTTGATTCCGGCCACAAGAAACTCTTTTCCTAATGGCAGAAACAAAAAATTATGTTGGTTATCTTGAAGCTATTCTAATCTCAGACACACACAAATTTGCAATTATTCCACAAACAGTAAAAATCCCTCTTTTGCCTACCTCTATGTTAATGAAAGAAGACAAAAGCTCTTTCTACTGTTTGGGTAATAATAAAATTTTGAAAATCCTTTTAATACAACGGAAAAAATCCAAAAGGTTTCTATTTAATGATGAAATTAAAGTGATAAATAGAAAAGGCTTTTGAATATATTTTTCCTTAAATGTTAATAAGCAAGACATGCTTTATTTATCAAGCATATCTTCAATTTCGTTCAAGCAAGATCAGAGGTATCTGCCTTGGATTTCTAAACAAAATTATCATGTCATTTTTGTTCGACCTAGCTAGAGTCACATATGAAATAGTCGAAGGAAGAAATTTAGCAGCATGTTTCCCGCAAGCAACTCTTTCATGGATTTTTCGTTGATTATTTGCGATGGTTGGCAAATAGCAAAAACACAAGTTTCGATATATCTTTATGGATTGACGTGACATGAGCATGAAATAGGTTCAAGAATATGGTTTCTTTTTATAAGTGGTAAAATCACTTATCTTTATAATCGGTTCTTTCCAGTTAAGAGCTTATTCTTACACTTCACTTTCTAAGAGGGCATTTGATGCATCAATCCCTTCTGATTGCCTTTTTCCGTAGAGATGGACAATTTGTCCACCCGGTTTTATTAATTCTATACTAATAAACAAAAGTAGATTATATTGGCATTTCCATTCGATCATTCAACATCATTTTTTTCACATACTTTGTATATTTTATTGTCTATCAAATGTAAATCACGAACACTCTTATTTGCTTTGCATTAGTATTAGTTATTTTTGTAGCATCTAATTTTAACAAGTTTCCTGCAACAACGCGCGAGGTATCATCTAATTTTGGGTATGAAAAGACTGAAACTAGAGAAAAATGTCTTTAACCTTCCAAAAAAGGCTAAATAGCTGGGAATACTTGCCTCAAAATCCTTGGCTTCAACGAGACACaatatacttcctccgttcctaaatacaagtctttttagagatttcaataaaaactacatacggatgtatatagacatattttagagtgttccttttgctccgtatgtagtcccagttagaa
This genomic window contains:
- the LOC109757534 gene encoding uncharacterized protein; this encodes MEMEMGMDFLWPHHHQHPPPPLPPSSQVPDAFSYYFYYPPFAAAAAATTDNPTPPAVSRSRASRSRAVVRKDRHSKICTAGGMRDRRMRLSLDVARRFFALQDKLGFDKASKTVQWLLDRSTAGINHLAASMSLSEEDGSVLLDQDNNDHAMAMAADAETNKQQEQMPKARRSPAPAAPRKKSKNGGAPVLLPDKKASRARARQRARERTERNRLRSEAPAPAPAPAGQPVVPAAACSNNYYEDGEQEPWELGGVVFAKPRIQY